From Nicotiana tabacum cultivar K326 chromosome 15, ASM71507v2, whole genome shotgun sequence, the proteins below share one genomic window:
- the LOC107816458 gene encoding uncharacterized protein LOC107816458 — MNKFAYSQNALVGFVGVGEMTNGVYRSNGVVCPKPRRGDQFNCSPFPFGQINNQEMEGCDLKAGTELLDIILAKGRYDVENSNLQLASSPPFFCGSPPSRASNPLIQDAQFSNDNFVLVPPIEESTVPPPSPPPPFSSSCRMTGGGCVRVKFGNNSAPVRIEGFNCRGSCSISAVA, encoded by the exons ATGAATAAATTTGCATACAGTCAAAATGCCTTGGTGGGTTTTGTTGGCGTTGGAGAGATGACTAACGGCGTTTATAGATCAAACGGCGTCGTTTGTCCCAAGCCTCGTAGGGGTGACCAATTCAATTGCTCACCTTTTCCGTTTGGACAAATTAA CAATCAAGAAATGGAGGGTTGCGATTTGAAAGCAGGAACTGAGCTTCTGGATATCATTCTCGCCAAG GGAAGATATGATGTCGAGAATTCCAATTTGCAGTTGGCTTCATCTCCACCATTTTTTTGTGGATCTCCGCCTAGTCGGGCTTCAAATCCCCTGATTCAAGACGCCCAATTTAGTAACGACAATTTTGTACTTGTGCCACCAATTGAAGAATCAACAGTACCACCACCTTCACCACCACCACCCTTCTCCTCCTCCTGTCGTATGACCGGAGGTGGCTGCGTTCGAGTGAAGTTCGGGAACAATTCAGCTCCTGTGAGGATTGAAGGGTTTAATTGTCGTGGCAGTTGCAGCATCTCCGCTGTTGCTTAG